ACCCGAGATTAGCCGGATTTATCAAAAGGGCATTACTTCCCGTACTAAAAACAGGATTCAAGACACCAAGCGTTAAACAAAGAATATTCAGCATGGTTATTTGGGATTGCGATTAACCCGTATTCGGACTTCTACAGTTGCGTCCAGTTTTATCTGGTCATTGGTATAAACAACCACTGTATCGGTTGGTGGGAACTCGAATATCAATCCGGCACTCAAAGAACAACTTCGGAACACAGTAACCGCCATGCTGTCAAGACAAACTGAGATTGCTGTATCCCGCTCGGCAACACATCTCCCCTGGTTATTAACCACCCCGGACGGTACAACAAATGGAATTGTAACGGAATCGACAAGAACATTCGGTTCGCTCAAAGAACCTGGTTTTAACACCAGCCGCCCATTCATCCCAAACGGCAGTGCCGTCTTCAACCTGACTCCTGCTTGGCCATCAACAAGATAGTTTTGAACCGATTGCCGTTCTTCTTCTGACAATTCAATCCTTTTATCGGGCAAAATTACCGTATCCGGTACAAATGCCAGTCGCATTGGAACATTCAAAACTGCCGTCCCGGAAACTAACTGTCCACTCTCAAATCGACCGTACCCCCTCATCCGGACGTTGTATTCGCAGGTGATAAAATCCGGCCCGGAGTTAAGTAGCGTTGTTATCGGAAATGTGCGTTCAAAAGTACCGGGCTGGTTTCTTTGTCCCTGCATTACGGTAATCACATCTTCAACAGTTGCCACTATTTGCTGATTCTTTATTGCCTTTAAAGCAACAAAGACATCCATTGGAAAACCAACGCCATTTTCTCCTGCCAACACCAGCTGTGCTGTGGAAAACCGTACACCGTGTAAGTTAAAAGGTACCAATTCGGGTAACGTCTCAACATGGGAAAAAACGTACACTGGTTCCCGGAACATCCCGACAAGAAACCGCGGTTTAGCGTCAAGAATTACATAACCGATGTCCACCGCACAATCTTTTGTCACATCAACAAATTCTCCACGGGAGTCAAACCTTATCCGCATCTGGAGTTCGAGTATTCCACCCGTTTTCCGTAAATTATCGATTCCAACCTCTGCCAGATTGAATTCAGCCGTCACCCCTTCTCCCGCCTCAACCATTCGGGACGAACTAACACCAATCTTACGAAAGTCATAGTTAAGAGTCATTGCTGCCGGTAAACGGTTACCAACCGTAAAAACGCATTGGCCTTGTGATAGAACAAGACTGTCAATTCTTAAGGGGTTACGCGCGACCATCTTTATTTCTATTTTTTTCTCGGCTTGAGCATCAACAACTTTAAATCGGCCGCCTCCAATTCTAAGTGACTCCGGTTCTATGTTTATCACAAGACTATCCTGGGGGAAAATTCTTACCGTATCCCGACCACTCCCTATTGAATGGACGGCAACATCGAAATCAATTGGATTAACCGCCCTTGCTCCTCCCAATCTTAACTTCTCTTCCCGAAACTCTCCGACTCTAATACTGCCGAGATGGACTACCCTCCCCAATAGTTTAATATCAATCGAATCAAAATTGAGCGGTGTCCGATTTTCGAGTCGCACAATAACCACACCTTCGAGGATGTCAACGGTCTGAATATTCTCGAGGACACAGTGCTTCTCAAAAATATTACTAAACGGCCCAACCTGTAACTCCAAACCCGAATCGGGAATCGGTCCAAAAATTTCCTCACAGCTTATCCCATCCCTACCGCTGCCTAAGTTGGAAAAAACGAAATCTTCCAACCCGATTTTTTCTCTCTCTTCAATGGTAAGCAAAGAAACAGCGTTATCAACCGCCACGGGTCCCCATCGATGGGTAAGATTGATTACAAAAGATGAATCAGGCTGAATCTGGAACTTTTCACTGTTTGACAGAAGTTCACCTAAACGAATCGTACGCTGATAAACTGGTATTATCAGACTGACATCCCATTGTGGCAATGCTGGTGGCTTAAGGCAAGAGCCACCAAAGGCAATGAGCATCAAAAGAGTAAAAGTAAAATATTTGAATCTACACCCCTTTACCCTCAACATCGTTTTCCTCCTTCTCCCCCGGTAAATCTTACAGGAGCCGCGGCTACCCTGTGAGCGTTCCAGAGTGCCTGATATTTTAAAAAGGCGGCATGCTCTCCCCATTTAAAAAAGGTATAGAACACCCTTCAGGCGTACCGCAGCTCCTTCAAATAATGGGGTCCACCGGGCGTAGAAAAGGGGCCGATTATGGTAGGACTTGGGCGTGGGCTTCTAAAATCCCAAGAAGGAGGCTAAGATGCCGGCCCCAGGAGATAATCTTAAGGCGGACCCCAAAGGTTACTGGTTAAACCTTAACTTCTCCATCCTGTAAGGAGCATCCCCTTGTCTCGAGCTCGGTCAAAGGTCCTCTTCTTTTTGTCTTGCTCCTTCATTTTACCAACTACCATCCGGGGTCCGCTTATCTATGGGTCATTATCCCTCCTTCCCAAAAGGGATAATGGTATCCCTCCTTCCGCAACCCACCAATTTTGAAGACGAGTAAACTATGGAGTACTAATATTTCGGGTGCGCCTCAATGGCAACAGAACAGAGAGCAGAGAGAACAATGCGCTTCCTCTCGACTCCGTAGCTACCCGTCTTACAGAATTGTACTCAATTTATGAGGCAGCCCGGTGGACCCAGAAACTCCCGTTTGTAAAGAGCAAACTTATTGACAAAAATTCAACGGAACTCTGTCAATTTCACCTAACCCCTTCCCGCTTCTCATTAAAAACACCGAAAGCAAATAAATGCATTATCTGTGCCACCAACCACCTGAAATTCTAACACATCAAAACACAATAAGTTAGAACAACAACCGAAACAATATTGTTTAATGCGACCGCACTTACTAAAGTGCGTCAAGGACAATAACTAACACAAAATCAATATGTTAACAAATTGCGACAGGTTGTTACTGAGCCCTCAGCAGATTGTGAAAAAATGAAATTTCTGTGTCGAGACAAAAGATTAAAACAACCATTACTCTTACTCTAATATGACATTGACATGCCGAGTAACAATTATTTTGACAATTACTTGAACCGCAATATCATTTAAAATATGGCTATGAAAGGAGTATTGATGAAACCAAGAATTGTTTTTTTTATCCTTACAACCCTTACGATGGCAAGTACCAATATTGACCAGTCCAGAGACCTTGTACGGATTGTAGGAGCCGGTCGCGATGAGATGCGCGCATTAGCAAAAATCGGAGTAATCGTCAACTACATTGACAACCGTGGTGTAGTTGCTGAGGCAACGCTTGATGAGCAGGAGAAATTAAGAAGTAGCGGTTTTTCAATCGAAATTCTTACCCGAAACATTACCAGGGTATATGAGCAAAACTGTCTCGCCTCTGCCAGCGATGGTCGCTATTTAACCTATAGTGAGTTCCGGGACACAATGGCAATAATCGCCCAGAACAACTCTAATATTTGCAAACTGGAAACACTGGGTTTGAGTTATAATGGTAGTTTAATCCTTATAATGAAAATCTCAGATAACCCTCAAAGCGATGAAAATGAACCGGTAGTTCATTTCGAAGGAGATATCCACGGCGATGAGAAAATCGCTTGGGCGATAGTATTCGAACTGATAAAATACCTTGTTCAAAACTACGGCACCGACACCCTTGTTACTCGACTGGTGAACGACCGGGAAATTTACCTTCTACCAATGTACAATCCCGATGGCTTTATCGCGGGCCGCCGTTACAATGGGAACAATGTTGACTTAAATCGTAACTGGGGCTGGATGTGGGGTGATGAAGTAAATCAGGGCGCCGCCCCATTTTCCGAACCGGAAAATAGAGCGGCTTTAGCACACATCTGGCGTAATCCGGCGGTGATTTATGTCTCATATCACGCCGGCACTACCTTCATCTCCCACCCTTGGAGTTATTGCTTCTCTTATCAAAACACTATTCCGGAACTGCCCCTGATTCAATTTCTATCTGCCCGCTATGACGCCTTCACCCACTACCACTATGGCCAGGGTCCAGACACGATGTATTTAATTAATGGCTCAACCAAAGATTTTGACTATGGCTATGGAATGATGGGCTGGTCAATTGAGGTTCACATTCAGAAAACCCCGCCTGCCTCCGAAATTGACCAGACTTTCAATTTGAACAAGCCGGCAATGCTTGCCTTGATACGCCACGCCGGTCAGGGAATTAGGGGTACTATTACCGATGCAGCAACGGGCGAACCAGTTCCCTGCCAAATCTGGATCAGCCCAGCAAACTGGGTAAGTTATAACGACCCGGAACTGGGTGATTTTCACCGATTTTATCTTCCCGGAACCTATCAGTTAACATTTCGTGCGCCCGGATACCGGGAAACCACCTTGACCGATGTTGTTGTACCCGATTCTGGAGACTCAGTGACAACGGTTGATGTCCAGTTAACCCCGGACCCATCAGCACCGCTTTTTGCCTTCCGCCATATCTACAACAACTATGTCAACCCATCAGTAAATCGGACCTATCCAGTTCGGTCGCTTGGTCCTCACGATGGTAATGGGTTCCGGCTCGACAATGGCAAGTACATCTGTCTTGATATGTCCACACCGATTCGTAATCAAGATGGTATGGACTTAGTTGTCTATCGCTCCGCGGGCAGCGGTACGGCGTTGGTTCAAGGGGCGAATGATTGGCAAGGATTATGGACCGATATTGGCACCGCCCAAACCAACCAGAGTTTGTTTGACATTGGTGCTGTTGGCTTGGACAGCATCCGCTACATAAAAGTCACCGCCTCGGGCGAATTTCATCTCGATGCGATTGAAGGGGTAAGCAATGTTGGCATCAGTATGTCTCAACCTCAAGCACCCGAGCCGTTTGTTATTAAACCCCACTGTAACCCTACCGCCTTGCCAGTAAAATTTACAACAACCAACTATGCAACACAGAATGGGGCGCTAAAAATTTTTGACCTGAGCGGACAACTCATTGCAAGCGTACCGGTATTAAGCAACCAGTTACTCTGGAACGGGAAAGACCGGAATGGGAATACGGTCAGCCCCGGCGTATATTTTGTCCGCTTTGACGGTGCTCACCCGCTGCGGATAATAATAACGAGGTGATTGTATGCTATACAATATCCTTTCCTTGTTTTTTGTCTTTACAGTGCCATCAGAAGTTGACCATCGCGAAACCAAAGGAGAAATTACCGCAATCGAATCCCGTGTCACCGAATTCACCCTGAAAAATGGCTTGCATGTCATCCACTACTTTGACTCCTCGGCACCGGTTGTTTCAGTCAATGTCTATTATCGTGTTGGTTCCTACGATGAACAAACCGGCAGTACCGGAATTTCCCATATGGTAGAACATATGAGTTTCAAGCACACTGATATCTACAAACCCGGTGACTTCGACCGGATGCTTGATTCGGTAGGCGCCAATAACAACGGCTTTACCTCAACCTATTACACTGGTTATTACGAAGAACTGGCAAAAGAACACTGGGAACTGGCGCTAAAACTGGAGGCTGCAAGAATGAACAATTGTATCTTCCCCGACTCTGAGTTTGAAAGCGAGCATCAGGTGGTAGCTGAAGAAAGGCGCCTGCAGGATAACCGTCCGACCAGTAACCTGTGGGAACAGTTTGAGGCAATTGCCTTTCTTGCCCATCCCCATCGTAATCCCACAATCGGCTGGTCTGATGATGTGGGAAAGTTTACCGTTGAGAAGGTCCGCGACTGGTATAAAAAATATTATAACCCGGCAAATGCGGTCATCGTCATCGCCGGTGATGTACCACTGGAAGAAGTAAAGTCAAAAGTGGAAAAGTATTACGCCAGATTCAAAGGTACACCGGTCAAAAGGCCGGATTTTTACGATATCGAACCCGCTCTGGCGGGTGAAAGGCGACTTGTCTTACGCAAACGGGTTAATGTCCCCACGCTGTTAATCGGCTTTCCAACGCCGGGAATTCGTGATTCACTTTACATCGTGGGAGATGTGGTGGCAGCAATTTTAGGCAGCGGACGAAACTCCCGCCTCTATCGAACACTGGTTATTGACTCCGGCTTTGCCACATCGGTTTCAGCCTGGAACTCTGTCGAACGCGACCCGGGAATTCTCGAAATTTTGGTCACCCCAAAAGCCGAGAGCCTCATACCCCGCATCGAAACTGTCATCCTTACTGAAATAAAAAGGATGGTAACTGAGCCGGTAAGCACTCAAGAACTGCAACGGGTAAAAAATCAAACCCTTGCCACCGCACTATTTGACCGTGACGACATTTCTGATATCGCCTGGTTACTTGCTACTTCGCAGATTACCGCCGGTAACTGGCGCCATTTTTTGCAGCAAATCGAACGTATCGAGAAAACTACCCCGGAACAGGTTCTTGTTTTCTGTAAACAATATCTAACTGAACAACGACGCATCGTCGGCGTCCTTCTTTCGGATAAGGAGGTAAAATGAACTTCCCGGGTAAACAACTTTTAATTATTCTCTTAATCGTTATCGGTAATCTATCCGGGGCAGTGCTCTTTCGCGACTCACTATCCAACGGACTTATCATCCTTACTTACGAAGACCACCGTTTACCAATGGTAGACATCTCGTTTGTTTGCCGAAGCGGTGCTGTTTTTGACCCTGATGGTAAAGCGGGTACCGCCAGTCTTTGTACTGATATGCTCTTGCGGGGTACAAAAAACTTGACCCCAGACTCAATTGCCCAAATTCTCGATTTCATCGGTGCCCGCTATGGTACCGGAACCGATTTCGACCGTTGTTTCATCAATCTCCGACTTTTGAGTAAAGACCTAACCACCGGACTCGACATTTTATCAGAGATAATTCTTGAACCAACCTTTCCGATTGATGAGTTTACGCGAACCCAGGAACAGGCGCTGAGTGGGGCGCGTCGCGCCTATGACTACCCAAGTTCGGTTGTCGGTATGGAGTTTGACCGCCTTCTCTTCGGTGAACATCGTTACTCGTTGCCTCCTCGGGGCGATACTGCCACAATCCGAAAGATTACCCGCGACGATTTGAAAAACTTCCATAAGACTCATTTTGTTCCCAACAACTGCTTTATCGTCTTCGTTGGTGCCGTTGACCACAATTACATAAAAAACGAAGTCAACCGCCGTTTCGGAAACTGGCAACCAAGACCGGTCAGTAACCCACAACCGCCTGAACTTACCTTACCCGAAAAAATTCGGGTCAAATTGATTACCCGTAAAGAGATGAACCAGACTTACATCCAGTTTGGCCACCCCGGCATCTCAATCTTCGATAAGGATTTAATCGCAATACGCTTGATGTCTTACATTCTGGGAGGACCGCCGCTTTCCTCAAGAATGGGTCTTGCTGTTCGGGAGTATGGCGGACTTGCCTACGATGTCCGTTGCTGGTTTGACCGCCGTTTATTGCCCGGTGCATTTCGCGCTACTGTGCAGACCGCAAAACCAAAAGAGGCGATAGAAAAGATGTTTGCGGAGATCCGGCAAATGCACGAAAAGGGGGCAACTAAATCCGAATTACTCAAGGCACAAAATTATTTTACGGGTAGTTTTCCCCTTTCCTACAGCTCGAATCAAGGCAAACTGGACCGGGTAACGGAGATTGAACTTTACCGCTTTGGTATCGACTGGCTGGAACAGTTTCCCGTTCGGGTACGAACAACAACATTAGAACAAGTAAACGAGGCGGCAAAACAACATCTGTTTCCTGACCGCTATATTATGGTAATAATGGGTAATGTCACAAAAGAAGAGCTTAACTTACCAGATGCCGAATGGATAGAATAAAGCAGGGGTGTTGTTCACACCCCTGCGCTCCAACCGAATTTGCCTTTAAGTGTTTATTTAAGGGTTGAACGAAGTAACATACCTCTGGCCCGTTTCGGTCCACTGGATAATCGCGGCGCGCTTAATTGGGTTACCCCACTCGTCAAAAGAAATCGAGCCTGAAACACAGGGATAATCTTTAATCTGACTCAGTGCCTGCCGGATTTCATCCGGTTTAGCATTAGGCGCATTTTTCAGGGCTGCAATTAGCAGAAGCGCTGCATCATACCCGAGTGTCGCCATCGCATCCGGTTTCTGGCCAAACCGCGCCTGGTATTTGTTTACCCAGTTCTGTACTTCAGGTCTGGGGTCATCGGCGGAATAGTGATTGACAAAATAACTACCCGCCACCTCTTTACCAGCAATTTCGAGCATTGCCGGTGAATCCCAGCCATCGCCGCCTAAGAATTTCGTCTCCAGACCCAGTTGATATGCCTGTTTAACAATCAAACCGACCTTGTTGTAGTAATCCGGTAGAAAAACTACCTCGGGCTTTTGTTGTTTAATCTTGGTCAAGAGCGCTGAGAAGTCGGCATCATCTTTCTGATAGGATTCAAATGCGACCACCTTACCGCCCGCCTGTTCAAAGAAACGCTTGAAATACTCAGCCAGTCCTTTGGAATAGTCATTGCCGACATCAAACATTACCGCTGCGGTTTTCGCCTTTAAGCTCTCAGCCGCAAACCGAGCAGCAACCACACCTTGGAAAGAATCGGTAAAACAGGCACGAAAGATAAACTCCTTGTGCTTGCCGTCATCAGTAACCGTTACCTTAGGATTAGTTGATGTTGGCGTCAGCATCGGGATTCTTGCTACCTGACACTTGTCCGCCAGTGGCAAAGAACACTTGGTCGAAACCGAACCGATAATCGCCACCACTCCATCCAGTTCAATCAACTTACCACCGGCATTTGCAGCTTCGGTCGGGTCGTTCTTGTCGTCCGAGATAAACAGTTTTATCTGTTTGCCGTTAATACCACCGGCACGGTTTGCCTCTTCGACCGCCAGGGTAATACCGTTTATCGTTGATTCACCGAAGGTTTTAACATCACCGGTTAGAGGAGCAACTACCCCGATTTTGATAACATTGCCCGGACCACAGGCAAATATGCCCAGACCGAGCATCAGACAGATGGTACCTACGGTTTTTATTATCCTCATTTATGCCTCCTATGGTTTATTCGTTTCCAATCAAACTCTGTTCTGGTACCGAACCGTACTCAATCTGGGCTCGGTACCGGGAAAGAAACCCTTTTGCCCACTCGGCAAATTTACCAGTTTGCAGCGAATGGCGAATCGCCTTCATTAACGACTGAAAAAACCAGAGATTGTGAAAAGTCAAAAGTCTCGGTCCTAAAGCCTCGCCCGCGATGAAAAGATGCCGCAAATAGGCACGAGAAAAGTTTCGGCAGGTGTAACAGTCACAATTCGGGTCGAGCGGCGTTGGGTCATCCGCGTATCGGGCGTTCCGAATCAACAACCGACCGGTACTTATGAACGCCGTACCCGTTCTACCGTTGCGGGTGGGTAACACACAGTCAAAAATATCAACACCCAAACTCACCGCGGTGATGATGTCTTCGGGATATCCCGCTCCCATCAGATAACGCGGCTTCTCAACCGGCAGAAGGACGCAGACTGTATCAGTTAGCTCGTAGGTCAACTCCGCAGGTTCACCCAGACACAAACCACCTATTGCATAGCCGGGAAAATTAAGTTGTAACAACTGTTCGCAACTCTGCCGCCGCAAATCTGGATATGTCGCTCCCTGGACAATACCGAACAAATTAGTTGCAGCGCGGGCACGACGCTGACAACGCTCTGCCCAAACGGTTGTTCGTTGAACTGCTACTTCTGCCTGGTGCCGGCTTACCGGAAAAGGCGGACATTCGTCAAGACACATCGCAATATCCGACCCTAAATCCTCCTGGATTTCTATTACCAGTTCCGGTGTGAAAAAATGTCTACTACCGTCAATATGGGATTGAAACTCAATACCCTCGTCACCGATTCGGGAAAGCGCCGCCAGTGAATAAACCTGGTAACCACCGGAATCGGTTAAAACCGGCAGGTTCCAGCCCATAAACCGGGAAACCCCTCCCAATCGATTAATCCGTTTGTGTCCAGGACGAAGGTAAAGATGATATGTATTACAAACAATCATCTGGGTCCCGCACGCCTTTAACTCAGCCGGTGTTAAAGTTTTGACCGTTGCCTGGGTGCCAACGGGCATAAATGTCGGGGTGTCGACAACCCCGTGCGGCAAACTTAGTTTGCCCAGACGCGCCTTTCCACATGTTGCGATGACCTCAAATTGCATCATCTCAATTTCACCTCAAACCTTTCACCAGGCCCGATATTAATCAGCCCTGTTTGTCCAACTACCTGTGCCTGCTCCCCTACGATTCCCGAACTAATAACGGCATGTTCAACCGTTGCACCTTCGTAAATTAGAGCATTACGAACAACGGACTCGGTTATTCTTGCTCCCGCCGAAACTGATACAAACGGACCGATTACCGAGCGTTCCACTACCGCATCGCGGGCAATCGATACGGGCGGAATCACAAAACTTGCCAGCACCTGGCCACAACCCTGAGGATTGCTACCACCGGTCTTTTCTAACAAAAAGCGATTGGTAGCAATTAACGCTTCCGGCGTTCCGCAGTCCAGCCAGTGCTCTATGTTCAATGTCTTAATCGCCAGCCCGTTATCAGCAAGAGACTGCAGAGCATCAGTAAACTGAAACTCACCTTTGACCTTTTTCCCCTCTCGCACAAGAAGGTCCACTGCTTCAAACATAGCCTTAGCGTCGGCAAAATAGTAAACTCCAACAATCGCCAGGTTGCTTATCGGTGTCTGCGGTTTCTCTATCACCTTTCTAACCAGTCCATTTTCTAAGATGACAACACCAAAGCGCCGGGGGTCACTCACCTCTTTTACACCAATTACACAATCTCCGGTCACTAATTGGTTGAAATCAGTTTCGACTATCGTATCTCCGAGAATTATTAAAAGCGGCAGGTCCTCAACTTCACTTCGCGCCTTAAGCACCGCATCTGCTAACCCCAGAGGTTCGGGCTGAATAGCAAATCGGATATCTAGGGCAAAATTGGAACGAAGATAGTTTTCAATCATGTGGCCGTGGGGTGGAACAACAACACAAACCCGCTCAGGTTGCAATTCCATTAACCTTTCAAAGATATGACCGATTATCGGTTTACCTCCCACCTCCAGCATTACCTTGGGTCGCTTAAGCGTATGGGGTCGTAACCGCTGTCCTTCCCCTGCTGCTGGAACAATAACCCCTAATCTCATTTTACCTTACTCCTTCGTGCCAGCGCCTGTTTTAATTTATCAATTCGAGGAATACCTATGGGGTCAACACCTCTTTTTTCAGCAACCGCAACGCTTATCAGATCACCCATCACCACTGATGAAAACAGGCGCGCCAACGGCGAAACACCTTCGGTTTTTACAATGTGCATACCAGCCCAACTTCCTGCAACAAGTTTTCTCATCTCCCGCAAACGCTGCAAAGTCCTTGGGTGAGAGCTTTTATCCACAAGAACAACCGTATAAATTTTGCGCTCCAGAAATTGCGGCGCGCCGAAACCCATTATCTCATTATGGCTCTGCTCAGGTAGCATACCGCTATGACAGAACACCTTGGCATTTTCATTCAACTGACACTGCCATCGATAAGCCGCAACATCAAGCAGCCGGGCGGTTGAATAAATCACCAGCAGGCGATTTAGCAAAAGTGGCGCAATAGCAGTTGCCCGTCTTCGCCACACGCCCAGGCGTTGTTTTATCAATCGCTGCGTCTCTATGATGTCTGGTGTATAATCTCGGCACAACCTGAGCCGATAAAGTACCGTGAGCAGCGGAACACTCATATAGCCCACGGCGGTTCGCGGTGGCATTCCATCGGGAACAAGAAGCAAGGGAAAACCGTCCGTTTTTGCCATTTCAGCCATTTTGCCACCGCTGGTGATGACAAAAATCAAAGCGCCACGCCGCCGTCCTTCTTCATAAGCACTGATTGTCTCTTCTGTATTACCAGAATAACTGCTAAGAAACAGAAGGGTCTTTTTCCCGACTGCCGCTGGCAATTGGTAATCACGCCAGACCGCAACCGGCAACAGTGCCTCTTCGTTCAGTACGGTTCGCACTATATCACCGCCCATTGCCGAACCACCCATACCGGCAATCACGACATTCTCCAGTTCCTTCTTAAAAATTATTGGACAACCACGGCCAATTGCAGCTGCCTGACCAAGTTGTTCGGGCAATCCATAGATAAGTTTTAGCATATTGTTTTCTTCCATTTTGCTCATTTTTTTCGCTCTCCAATGGCAAACAGCGATTGCGCCAGTTTGGGAAAACGCCGGTGCAACTCCCGATAGAGCAAGCGCTCAACCTCAAGTGCGGTCGAAAGCTCCAGCGCCTGGGATGCCACCTCCCGGGCAATAGTTGTGTCAACCGAACGGATGATATTTTTCGCCTCTGGAATCATTCCCGGCACTACTGAAATCTCATCAATTCCCATGCCCAGTAACAGAACGATGCCCAGCGGGTCGGCACCAAATTCACCACACATACCAACCCAGATACCCTGACGGTGTGCCGCATCAATCGTCTGTTTAATCAACTGCAGCACCGCCGGGTGCAGATGGTCAAACAACTTTGCAACAAGTTCATTACCCCGGTCAACCGCCAGGGTATACTGCGTCAGGTCATTGGAGCCGATGGATAGAAAATTACATTCCCGGGCAAACTGCTGTGCCAGCAGCGCCGCCGATGGTGTCTCAACCATCACCCCAACCTCAATTTGTTCATTAAAACCTTTGCCCGCGCGGCGCAACTCCTTCTTCGCCTCTTCCAGTAAGAGCTTTGCCCGGCGCAACTCTTCAATAGTTGCAATCATCGGGAACATCATCTTGACATTACCGTGACTTGATGCCCTCAAAATCGCCCGCAACTGCGTTTTAAACAACATTGGGTCATCAAGACACACTCGGATTGCCCGCCAGCCCAGAAACGGATTCGCCTCAGAATAACCGGGGATTACCTTATCACCTCCTAAATCAAAGGTGCGCACTATCACCGGATAAGGCTTAA
The nucleotide sequence above comes from candidate division WOR-3 bacterium. Encoded proteins:
- a CDS encoding DUF2817 domain-containing protein, which encodes MKPRIVFFILTTLTMASTNIDQSRDLVRIVGAGRDEMRALAKIGVIVNYIDNRGVVAEATLDEQEKLRSSGFSIEILTRNITRVYEQNCLASASDGRYLTYSEFRDTMAIIAQNNSNICKLETLGLSYNGSLILIMKISDNPQSDENEPVVHFEGDIHGDEKIAWAIVFELIKYLVQNYGTDTLVTRLVNDREIYLLPMYNPDGFIAGRRYNGNNVDLNRNWGWMWGDEVNQGAAPFSEPENRAALAHIWRNPAVIYVSYHAGTTFISHPWSYCFSYQNTIPELPLIQFLSARYDAFTHYHYGQGPDTMYLINGSTKDFDYGYGMMGWSIEVHIQKTPPASEIDQTFNLNKPAMLALIRHAGQGIRGTITDAATGEPVPCQIWISPANWVSYNDPELGDFHRFYLPGTYQLTFRAPGYRETTLTDVVVPDSGDSVTTVDVQLTPDPSAPLFAFRHIYNNYVNPSVNRTYPVRSLGPHDGNGFRLDNGKYICLDMSTPIRNQDGMDLVVYRSAGSGTALVQGANDWQGLWTDIGTAQTNQSLFDIGAVGLDSIRYIKVTASGEFHLDAIEGVSNVGISMSQPQAPEPFVIKPHCNPTALPVKFTTTNYATQNGALKIFDLSGQLIASVPVLSNQLLWNGKDRNGNTVSPGVYFVRFDGAHPLRIIITR
- a CDS encoding insulinase family protein, with product MLYNILSLFFVFTVPSEVDHRETKGEITAIESRVTEFTLKNGLHVIHYFDSSAPVVSVNVYYRVGSYDEQTGSTGISHMVEHMSFKHTDIYKPGDFDRMLDSVGANNNGFTSTYYTGYYEELAKEHWELALKLEAARMNNCIFPDSEFESEHQVVAEERRLQDNRPTSNLWEQFEAIAFLAHPHRNPTIGWSDDVGKFTVEKVRDWYKKYYNPANAVIVIAGDVPLEEVKSKVEKYYARFKGTPVKRPDFYDIEPALAGERRLVLRKRVNVPTLLIGFPTPGIRDSLYIVGDVVAAILGSGRNSRLYRTLVIDSGFATSVSAWNSVERDPGILEILVTPKAESLIPRIETVILTEIKRMVTEPVSTQELQRVKNQTLATALFDRDDISDIAWLLATSQITAGNWRHFLQQIERIEKTTPEQVLVFCKQYLTEQRRIVGVLLSDKEVK
- a CDS encoding insulinase family protein translates to MNFPGKQLLIILLIVIGNLSGAVLFRDSLSNGLIILTYEDHRLPMVDISFVCRSGAVFDPDGKAGTASLCTDMLLRGTKNLTPDSIAQILDFIGARYGTGTDFDRCFINLRLLSKDLTTGLDILSEIILEPTFPIDEFTRTQEQALSGARRAYDYPSSVVGMEFDRLLFGEHRYSLPPRGDTATIRKITRDDLKNFHKTHFVPNNCFIVFVGAVDHNYIKNEVNRRFGNWQPRPVSNPQPPELTLPEKIRVKLITRKEMNQTYIQFGHPGISIFDKDLIAIRLMSYILGGPPLSSRMGLAVREYGGLAYDVRCWFDRRLLPGAFRATVQTAKPKEAIEKMFAEIRQMHEKGATKSELLKAQNYFTGSFPLSYSSNQGKLDRVTEIELYRFGIDWLEQFPVRVRTTTLEQVNEAAKQHLFPDRYIMVIMGNVTKEELNLPDAEWIE
- a CDS encoding ABC transporter substrate-binding protein; amino-acid sequence: MRIIKTVGTICLMLGLGIFACGPGNVIKIGVVAPLTGDVKTFGESTINGITLAVEEANRAGGINGKQIKLFISDDKNDPTEAANAGGKLIELDGVVAIIGSVSTKCSLPLADKCQVARIPMLTPTSTNPKVTVTDDGKHKEFIFRACFTDSFQGVVAARFAAESLKAKTAAVMFDVGNDYSKGLAEYFKRFFEQAGGKVVAFESYQKDDADFSALLTKIKQQKPEVVFLPDYYNKVGLIVKQAYQLGLETKFLGGDGWDSPAMLEIAGKEVAGSYFVNHYSADDPRPEVQNWVNKYQARFGQKPDAMATLGYDAALLLIAALKNAPNAKPDEIRQALSQIKDYPCVSGSISFDEWGNPIKRAAIIQWTETGQRYVTSFNP
- the tgt gene encoding tRNA guanosine(34) transglycosylase Tgt, with protein sequence MMQFEVIATCGKARLGKLSLPHGVVDTPTFMPVGTQATVKTLTPAELKACGTQMIVCNTYHLYLRPGHKRINRLGGVSRFMGWNLPVLTDSGGYQVYSLAALSRIGDEGIEFQSHIDGSRHFFTPELVIEIQEDLGSDIAMCLDECPPFPVSRHQAEVAVQRTTVWAERCQRRARAATNLFGIVQGATYPDLRRQSCEQLLQLNFPGYAIGGLCLGEPAELTYELTDTVCVLLPVEKPRYLMGAGYPEDIITAVSLGVDIFDCVLPTRNGRTGTAFISTGRLLIRNARYADDPTPLDPNCDCYTCRNFSRAYLRHLFIAGEALGPRLLTFHNLWFFQSLMKAIRHSLQTGKFAEWAKGFLSRYRAQIEYGSVPEQSLIGNE
- a CDS encoding NTP transferase domain-containing protein, translating into MRLGVIVPAAGEGQRLRPHTLKRPKVMLEVGGKPIIGHIFERLMELQPERVCVVVPPHGHMIENYLRSNFALDIRFAIQPEPLGLADAVLKARSEVEDLPLLIILGDTIVETDFNQLVTGDCVIGVKEVSDPRRFGVVILENGLVRKVIEKPQTPISNLAIVGVYYFADAKAMFEAVDLLVREGKKVKGEFQFTDALQSLADNGLAIKTLNIEHWLDCGTPEALIATNRFLLEKTGGSNPQGCGQVLASFVIPPVSIARDAVVERSVIGPFVSVSAGARITESVVRNALIYEGATVEHAVISSGIVGEQAQVVGQTGLINIGPGERFEVKLR